Within the Armatimonadia bacterium genome, the region ACCCGGACGTGCCGAACCTGGGGCTGGCGTACGCGGCCACGCACTGGCAGGCTCCGGTGATCGACCAGCATATCAGGCCCGAGCCGCTGGATCGGGTGCTGGAGATGGAGGCGGAGACGCTCGGAATCTCGGTGCGGTCGGTGGGGCTGCGCGAGGCAAAGCGGCTCCGGGAAGCCTATCAGCAGCGCTACCCGCAGGCGCAGATCAAGTCCGTGCATAGCTGCCTGAGCGTACAGTGCTGTTACCCCTTCGGCGACTTCGAGGACAAGCTCGAGTTCTCGGCGGAATTCGGCGACAACCTGCCTTTCCCCGACTTTGACCTGTTCGACTCCCTAGAGGCAATGAAGGAGAAGTGGGCCTCGGGCGAGTGGCGCTACTGCCTGATGACGAGCCACGGGTGCCCCTTCAGTTGCACCTACTGCGCAGCTCGGGAGACCCGGTGGCGGCGTCGCAGCGCCGAGAACAGTGTGGCGGAACTCAAGCAGGCGAAGGAACGCTGGGGAATCCGCGCCTTCCAGGTGATCGACGACTGCTTCAACGCGAGTCTGAAGCACGCCTTGGACTTCTGCGAACAGGTGGCGCCGCTGGGCTTGCCCTGGCAGTGCGCCAATGGCCTGCGAGCAGATCGCTTCACTGAGGAGCTGGCCGTGGCGCTGAAGCGCTCCGGATGCCAGACGCTGACCTTCGGCGTGGAATCGGCAGACCCGAACGTCCTGGAGAGCATCAAGAAGGGCGAGACCCAGGAGCAGATTGCCGAGGCAATCGCGATCGCGAAACGGCACTTCGGCGCAGTGGCCGGGTTCTTCATCCTTGGGCTACCGGGGTCGTCCTACCGCACGGACCTGAACTCAATCCGCTTCGCCCTGCGACAGGGGATTGCAGCGCACTTCAGTTACTACGTCCCAGACATCAGCGGCGAGATGCCTCAGGTTCCCTTCT harbors:
- a CDS encoding radical SAM protein, which produces MAARPLLLLDPHNYANPDVPNLGLAYAATHWQAPVIDQHIRPEPLDRVLEMEAETLGISVRSVGLREAKRLREAYQQRYPQAQIKSVHSCLSVQCCYPFGDFEDKLEFSAEFGDNLPFPDFDLFDSLEAMKEKWASGEWRYCLMTSHGCPFSCTYCAARETRWRRRSAENSVAELKQAKERWGIRAFQVIDDCFNASLKHALDFCEQVAPLGLPWQCANGLRADRFTEELAVALKRSGCQTLTFGVESADPNVLESIKKGETQEQIAEAIAIAKRHFGAVAGFFILGLPGSSYRTDLNSIRFALRQGIAAHFSYYVPDISGEMPQVPFYGEGALPQSSAYPAHLQQRLYDLTAHWRPGGQAHRGQFLKLLWIADRGQLVTRALRRLRGTR